The sequence GGCTGACCGGCACCAGTTTCGATCGCCGCGACAAGGTGGAAGAGGGCGAGCTGGATGCCGTCCTCGACCGCGCTGCGGAACTGCTGGAAGGCCGTGCATCGGTCGAAGGCGAGGACGATCTGCGCGAGCGTCTGTTGCAGGGCTATCGCTACATTCTGGTGGACGAATACCAGGACATCGACGACCGCCAGTACCGGCTCGTCAGCGCGCTCGCCGGGCGGCACGACGAACAGGAGGGTGACCTGTGCATCCTCGCCGTCGGTGACGACGACCAGAACATCTATCAATGGCGGGGCGGCAGCAACCGCCACATCGCACGTTTCTGCGAAGAATACGACGCGCAGATCAGCTATCTGGTCGAGAACTACCGTTCCAGCCGGGCCATCATCGGCGCCGCAAATCACCTGATTGGCCAGAATGCCTCGCGGCTCAAGGTGCAGCATCCCATCCGCATCGATCCGGCGCGTGCGACCGGGCCGGCGGGCGGCGCGTGGGAAGCGCTCGATCCCGAGCGGCGCGGCAGCGTGCTCCGGCTTCGCATTCCGGGG comes from Candidatus Hydrogenedentota bacterium and encodes:
- a CDS encoding UvrD-helicase domain-containing protein, producing LREMADALRLVMHYFTRSKDDFLRHYFPGKEEILQLATSEGSWKAIIDALNATQKAIVTDHRDQNRLVLAGPGSGKTRVVVHRIAYLLRVRRVPAAAIIALTFNRHAANEIRKRLFALVGNDAIGITVLTYHAMAMRLTGTSFDRRDKVEEGELDAVLDRAAELLEGRASVEGEDDLRERLLQGYRYILVDEYQDIDDRQYRLVSALAGRHDEQEGDLCILAVGDDDQNIYQWRGGSNRHIARFCEEYDAQISYLVENYRSSRAIIGAANHLIGQNASRLKVQHPIRIDPARATGPAGGAWEALDPERRGSVLRLRIPG